One window from the genome of Esox lucius isolate fEsoLuc1 chromosome 23, fEsoLuc1.pri, whole genome shotgun sequence encodes:
- the LOC105020511 gene encoding gamma-crystallin M2-like, producing the protein MTNMNMVRITFYEERNFQGRSYDCTSDCSDMSSYLSRCQSCRVESGCWMVYERNNYMGSQYFLKRGEYSDFTQHFGMSDSIRSCRMIPMYRGNYRMRIYERESFGGQMHEMMDDCESIMDRYRMSSCMSCNVMEGHWLMYEQPHFRGKMMYMRPGEYRNFSMGGMSGMKFMSMKRIMDSWY; encoded by the coding sequence atCACCTTCTACGAGGAGAGGAACTTCCAGGGTCGTTCCTATGATTGCACCAGCGACTGTAGTGATATGAGCTCCTACCTGAGCAGGTGTCAGTCCTGCAGGGTTGAGAGTGGCTGTTGGATGGTCTATGAGCGCAACAACTACATGGGAAGCCAGTACTTTCTGAAGAGGGGCGAGTACTCTGACTTCACGCAGCACTTTGGAATGAGTGATAGCATCAGGTCCTGCCGCATGATCCCCATGTACAGAGGAAACTACAGGATGAGGATCTACGAGAGAGAGAGCTTCGGAGGTCAGATGCATGAGATGATGGATGACTGTGAGTCCATCATGGATCGTTACCGCATGTCCAGCTGTATGtcctgcaatgtgatggagggTCACTGGCTGATGTACGAGCAGCCCCACTTCAGAGGCAAGATGATGTACATGAGGCCTGGAGAGTACAGGAACTTCAGTATGGGTGGGATGAGTGGCATGAAGTTCATGAGCATGAAGCGTATCATGGATTCCTGGTACTAA